The Nitrospirota bacterium genome has a segment encoding these proteins:
- a CDS encoding type II secretion system protein, translating to MPGQRGYTLVELMMVVTIAGILVTLAQPSFQASVIKARETALKQTLFTLRDVIDQYRADKGVYPPSLADLVTAGYLRATPVDPFTKSAATWQELPDATESGIADVHSGSPLVGQDGTPYNQW from the coding sequence GTGCCTGGTCAGAGAGGCTACACCCTCGTCGAGCTGATGATGGTGGTGACGATCGCTGGGATTTTGGTCACCTTGGCGCAGCCATCTTTTCAGGCCTCCGTGATCAAGGCACGGGAAACGGCGCTGAAGCAAACCCTCTTTACGTTGCGCGATGTCATCGATCAGTATCGCGCCGACAAGGGCGTCTATCCGCCGTCGCTCGCAGACCTGGTCACTGCCGGGTATTTGAGAGCCACGCCTGTCGATCCGTTCACCAAGTCGGCCGCCACATGGCAGGAATTGCCGGATGCCACGGAAAGCGGGATCGCGGATGTGCACAGCGGAAGCCCGTTGGTCGGACAGGACGGGACGCCCTATAACCAGTGGTGA
- a CDS encoding LysM peptidoglycan-binding domain-containing protein: MRTRVHEPFELERSLWVNWIPNREFHVEGSHVGFILVADQHTVNTPRYPSEANKDLVPMVPNFWSRLHSVPKRIFLCAVGIVFLLPGCSGTRASSYGPSSQEAHTRAATIVRDREAELATIRAEMAATRIAAAKKEAELQELRSLVHQLRQENAESHQVVRELRQAQEARQVELATLRSERDQLRQAKNEQQFKALTDSLLALTKELGEVKEGLMQSAVKPTVKQKKSSDATKPGGTGSRENAAKHPSLLPSATPAPTRFPGVEPALHVISEPMVSAPQPRHITVQAGETLWSLARQYKMTVEAIKQANRLSRDQLVVGQELVIPTPQNRDGEVAP, encoded by the coding sequence GTGCGCACCAGAGTCCACGAGCCCTTCGAGTTGGAGAGATCGCTCTGGGTGAACTGGATTCCGAATCGTGAATTTCACGTGGAAGGTTCCCATGTGGGCTTCATTCTAGTGGCGGATCAGCACACCGTCAACACGCCTCGCTATCCGAGCGAAGCGAACAAAGACCTCGTTCCTATGGTGCCCAACTTCTGGTCTCGACTGCACAGCGTCCCCAAAAGGATCTTCCTCTGTGCAGTCGGGATTGTGTTTCTCCTGCCTGGGTGTTCCGGGACTCGTGCAAGTTCGTACGGGCCCAGTTCCCAGGAGGCACACACTCGTGCTGCTACTATCGTGCGCGACCGCGAGGCCGAGCTCGCGACGATCCGGGCCGAAATGGCGGCGACGCGGATTGCCGCGGCGAAGAAGGAGGCAGAGCTTCAGGAACTGCGGAGCCTGGTGCACCAGCTTCGGCAGGAGAACGCGGAGTCGCATCAAGTTGTGCGGGAATTGCGCCAGGCTCAGGAGGCTCGGCAAGTCGAGCTCGCGACGTTGCGGAGTGAACGGGACCAACTCCGGCAGGCGAAGAACGAGCAGCAGTTCAAGGCGCTTACCGACAGTCTGCTTGCGCTGACCAAAGAACTGGGGGAGGTCAAGGAAGGCCTGATGCAAAGCGCGGTCAAACCCACCGTCAAGCAAAAGAAATCGTCTGACGCGACCAAACCTGGAGGGACAGGCTCCAGAGAAAATGCCGCCAAACATCCAAGTCTTCTTCCGTCTGCCACACCGGCTCCGACCCGCTTCCCCGGCGTTGAGCCCGCGCTTCATGTGATCAGCGAACCGATGGTCTCGGCGCCTCAGCCCCGTCATATCACGGTCCAGGCCGGCGAAACATTGTGGAGCTTGGCGCGACAGTACAAGATGACGGTCGAGGCGATCAAACAGGCGAATCGGCTGAGTCGGGATCAACTCGTAGTCGGACAAGAGCTGGTGATCCCCACACCCCAGAACCGCGATGGCGAGGTGGCGCCGTGA
- a CDS encoding secretin N-terminal domain-containing protein: protein MGVNGMGLPLRSSFQWLSRGLAGAWLVLLFSTACTSPEVRLAARYAEEGRWDEAVASYREALKRDPFNAPLKTRLEEAKRRAAALHYQAGVQALEERRISDALRALKLALGLDPSQPEHHAAVADAVRMKEARAQLQAGDKLQSLGRTEDALSAYEKAVELDPSLTPALDGITAITQQQRAAKLVVGSSQPIALRFQNAKLKEVFEILARTGGVNVIFDKEVRDEPVTVFLKDMPFDDALNLILNTNNLVAQRIAPQTLLIMPNTKQKQAQYQDLLIRTFYLSNAKAKEAVNLLRTMLESKKVYVDEKVNAVILRDDPAKLHLAERLLFTIDRRDPEVELDVEVLEVNRTKSLKYGLNFAKQAGAGVILSGSTGGISTAPTTFTYQQLTTLGPASYLFTMPASVLIDFFKQESDAKTLASPKLRVLNGKSASINIGDKQPILLSTTNVLPGQAATGAIPTTSTVTSIEFKDTGVKLTVEPTVHLVDEVTLKLKVEVTRLGDQVTLQASPEIKQFKFGTRAAETVLMLQDDETVVLAGLIQDEDRKTRSTLPILGDIPLIGNLFTSTNQETVATEVVLTITPHIVRNLSAPPIATQAFWSGTETNYATTQLFAAQAAHVSQDTPHLASLSSQSAQSTPAPAPSDIQVSPHLSPLPGDPLLGEMQRVMGRGSEGSNPPSGGPSPGPSQRVMEKGEGEKTVSARGPGALAFRPGDLSASVGQEFRVDLTTPQLDRLTESLVTVSYDPRSLEFRRINPGAAAISARATDGQVILTLRRQGSTAAGESVLATLFFQAKSPGDFPLTLQSTAGTGPASQTLPSVTERAMVHIR, encoded by the coding sequence ATGGGCGTCAACGGCATGGGTCTTCCCCTCCGTTCTTCCTTCCAGTGGCTCTCCCGTGGTCTCGCCGGTGCGTGGCTCGTTCTTCTGTTCTCGACCGCCTGCACCTCACCTGAGGTCCGGCTGGCGGCCCGCTATGCCGAGGAGGGCCGATGGGACGAAGCGGTCGCTTCGTATCGTGAGGCCCTCAAGCGCGATCCCTTCAATGCTCCGCTCAAAACTCGGCTGGAAGAGGCGAAGCGGCGAGCGGCGGCGCTGCATTACCAGGCCGGCGTGCAGGCGTTAGAAGAACGCCGTATCTCGGACGCGCTCAGGGCATTGAAACTGGCACTGGGCTTGGATCCGTCTCAGCCGGAACACCATGCAGCCGTGGCAGATGCGGTCCGCATGAAGGAGGCCCGCGCGCAATTGCAGGCCGGCGACAAGCTCCAGAGCCTGGGGCGGACCGAGGATGCGTTGAGTGCGTACGAGAAGGCCGTCGAGCTCGATCCCAGTCTGACGCCGGCCCTGGATGGCATCACCGCCATCACTCAGCAGCAACGGGCGGCCAAGCTTGTCGTCGGCTCCAGTCAACCGATCGCCCTGCGGTTCCAGAACGCCAAACTGAAAGAAGTGTTTGAGATCCTGGCCCGCACCGGCGGGGTCAACGTGATCTTTGACAAAGAGGTCCGGGACGAGCCGGTGACGGTCTTTCTCAAAGATATGCCGTTCGACGACGCGCTGAATTTGATTTTGAACACGAATAACCTGGTCGCCCAGCGAATCGCCCCTCAGACCTTGCTGATCATGCCGAACACGAAACAGAAGCAGGCGCAGTATCAGGACCTGCTGATCCGCACCTTCTATCTCTCCAACGCGAAAGCCAAAGAGGCGGTCAATCTGCTCCGCACGATGCTGGAGAGCAAGAAGGTCTACGTGGACGAGAAGGTCAACGCGGTGATCCTGCGCGATGACCCGGCGAAGCTCCATTTGGCCGAACGGCTGCTCTTTACCATCGACCGGCGCGATCCGGAGGTGGAGCTCGACGTCGAGGTGCTGGAGGTCAATCGGACGAAGAGCCTGAAATACGGCTTGAACTTCGCCAAGCAGGCGGGGGCCGGCGTGATTCTGTCTGGCTCAACGGGAGGCATCTCCACCGCGCCCACTACCTTTACCTATCAGCAACTGACGACGTTGGGACCGGCCAGCTATCTCTTCACCATGCCGGCCAGCGTGCTGATTGATTTCTTCAAGCAGGAGTCGGATGCAAAAACCTTGGCCTCACCCAAGCTGCGGGTGCTCAACGGCAAGTCGGCTTCCATCAACATCGGCGACAAGCAGCCCATCCTCCTCTCGACGACCAACGTCCTGCCGGGACAGGCTGCCACGGGCGCGATCCCGACAACCTCGACCGTTACCTCGATCGAGTTCAAGGATACTGGTGTCAAGCTCACCGTCGAGCCGACGGTGCATCTGGTGGATGAAGTGACGCTGAAGCTCAAGGTTGAGGTCACGCGGCTGGGAGATCAAGTGACGCTCCAGGCCAGCCCCGAGATCAAACAGTTCAAATTCGGCACCCGGGCGGCGGAAACGGTTTTAATGCTGCAAGATGATGAGACGGTCGTGCTGGCCGGGCTGATCCAAGACGAAGACCGGAAGACGCGATCCACGCTGCCGATTCTCGGCGATATTCCGCTTATCGGCAACCTGTTCACGTCAACGAATCAGGAAACAGTCGCGACCGAAGTGGTGTTGACCATCACGCCGCATATCGTCCGCAATCTCAGCGCGCCTCCGATCGCGACGCAGGCCTTCTGGTCCGGCACTGAAACCAACTATGCGACGACGCAGCTCTTCGCGGCGCAAGCCGCCCATGTCTCGCAAGACACCCCTCACCTTGCCTCTCTCTCCTCTCAGTCGGCTCAGTCCACGCCAGCCCCGGCGCCATCGGACATTCAAGTATCCCCTCACCTGAGTCCTCTCCCCGGTGACCCGTTGCTCGGCGAAATGCAACGGGTAATGGGGAGAGGAAGTGAGGGGAGTAATCCGCCGTCCGGGGGCCCGTCGCCGGGCCCAAGCCAACGCGTGATGGAGAAAGGGGAGGGTGAGAAAACCGTATCCGCGCGCGGCCCCGGGGCGCTGGCATTCCGCCCGGGTGATCTGTCAGCTTCGGTGGGACAGGAATTTCGCGTGGATCTCACGACGCCGCAACTCGATCGGCTCACGGAGTCGCTGGTAACGGTCTCATACGATCCGCGGTCGCTGGAATTCCGTCGGATCAACCCGGGAGCGGCGGCGATCTCTGCCCGAGCCACCGATGGTCAGGTGATTCTGACATTGCGCCGGCAAGGGTCGACCGCTGCCGGAGAAAGCGTGTTGGCAACACTCTTCTTTCAGGCCAAGAGTCCAGGAGACTTTCCGCTCACACTCCAGTCAACGGCCGGGACCGGCCCGGCCAGCCAGACCTTACCGTCCGTGACCGAGCGGGCGATGGTGCATATTCGCTAA